The Corynebacterium atypicum genome contains the following window.
CCGGAAAGAAGAAGTAACTTATGCCTCCGAAGACACGCTCTGGCGCGCGCCGCGGTGGGCGCCGCACGCCGAAGAAGAATGTGGCCAGCGGCCACGCGTACATCAAGTCCACCTTTAACAACACCATCGTGTCCATCACCGGGCCGAACGGTGACGTGATCTCCTGGGCCTCCTCCGGGCACGTCGGCTTCAAGGGGTCGCGTAAATCGACTCCGTTCGCCGCGCAGATGGCGGCAGAGAACGCCGCCCGCAAGGCCATGGATCATGGCATGAAGAAGGTTGACGTTTTTGTGAAGGGTCCCGGTTCCGGCCGCGAGACCGCCATCCGTTCCCTCCAGGCCTCCGGCCTCGAGGTCAACTCGATCTCGGATGTGACCCCCCAGCCGCACAACGGCTGCCGTCCGCCGAAGCGCCGTCGCGTCTAGGGAAAGGAAAGGTTAGAAAATGGCCCGTTACACTGGTCCCGTAACTCGAAAGTCCCGTCGCCTGCGCGTCGACCTCGTCGGCGGGGACAAGTACTTTGAGCGTCGCCCCTATCCGCCCGGACAGGCCGGCCGCGCTCGCATCAAGGAGTCGGAATACCTGCTCCAGCTGCAGGAGAAGCAGAAGGCCCGCTTCACCTACGGCGTCATGGAAAAGCAGTTCCACCGCTACTATGAGAAGGCCACCCGCCTTCCCGGCAAGACCGGCGACAACCTGTTGATTTTGCTTGAGTCGCGGCTGGATAACGTCGTGTACCGCGCTGGCCTGGCGCGTACCCGCCGGCAGGCCCGCCAGCTGGTCTCGCACGGTCACTTCACCGTCAACGGCAAGAACATCAACGTGCCGTCGTTCGCGGTGACTCAGTACGACATCATCGATGTCCGCGACCGCTCCAAGAAGATGGTGTGGTTCGAGGAGGCGCAGGACGCGCTGAACGATGCCGTCGTGCCGGCCTGGCTGCAGGTTGTTCCGGATTCGCTGCGCATCCTCGTGCACCAGTTGCCCGAGCGCGCTCAGATCGACATCCCGCTGCAAGAGCAGCTCATCGTCGAGCTCTACTCGAAGTAATCGTCTAGCTTCACTCGTTTTTCTTTCCACCTACCGGCGTCAAATAGCGGGCGCCAAAGGAGAG
Protein-coding sequences here:
- the rpsK gene encoding 30S ribosomal protein S11 encodes the protein MPPKTRSGARRGGRRTPKKNVASGHAYIKSTFNNTIVSITGPNGDVISWASSGHVGFKGSRKSTPFAAQMAAENAARKAMDHGMKKVDVFVKGPGSGRETAIRSLQASGLEVNSISDVTPQPHNGCRPPKRRRV
- the rpsD gene encoding 30S ribosomal protein S4; amino-acid sequence: MARYTGPVTRKSRRLRVDLVGGDKYFERRPYPPGQAGRARIKESEYLLQLQEKQKARFTYGVMEKQFHRYYEKATRLPGKTGDNLLILLESRLDNVVYRAGLARTRRQARQLVSHGHFTVNGKNINVPSFAVTQYDIIDVRDRSKKMVWFEEAQDALNDAVVPAWLQVVPDSLRILVHQLPERAQIDIPLQEQLIVELYSK